Proteins found in one Gimesia chilikensis genomic segment:
- a CDS encoding endonuclease/exonuclease/phosphatase family protein, translating to MLRCLFWNQHRKDLSDVVGAAAATLRPDILVFCETGAPSHRTINALSGTDAYHFTTGRVGNRFHIFTRFNKHFIGIRSEADRYLILDINLPARDRFLLMVLHAPSKIVGWDTTSLALEITQYVAALRKAQDKYDLPRCVVVGDFNMNPFEPGMVGANAFNAVMDARQAKKGSRVVQNQRYEYFYNPMWNLLGDHSPGPPATLYYDAHTQNEQHWHMLDQVIISPAMIDHFDVKSLRILEEIGDYNLLTAEGRPRSAKFSDHLPLYFELMV from the coding sequence ATGCTACGTTGTCTATTCTGGAACCAACACCGCAAAGACTTGTCCGATGTCGTTGGTGCAGCCGCAGCTACGTTGCGTCCAGATATTTTGGTTTTTTGTGAGACCGGTGCTCCATCTCACCGTACAATTAATGCGTTGAGTGGTACTGATGCTTACCACTTTACAACGGGAAGAGTTGGGAACCGATTTCATATCTTTACACGGTTTAATAAGCACTTTATCGGAATCCGAAGCGAGGCTGACCGATATTTGATCCTCGACATCAATCTTCCGGCTCGTGACCGATTCTTACTCATGGTACTTCACGCGCCATCTAAAATAGTTGGTTGGGACACAACTTCTCTTGCGCTTGAGATAACCCAATACGTTGCAGCATTACGTAAAGCACAAGATAAATATGATCTACCTCGCTGCGTAGTTGTTGGTGACTTCAACATGAATCCATTCGAGCCCGGCATGGTTGGTGCCAATGCATTCAACGCAGTTATGGATGCCCGGCAAGCAAAAAAAGGCTCGCGTGTTGTGCAAAATCAAAGGTATGAATATTTCTACAATCCGATGTGGAACCTTCTGGGTGACCACTCACCCGGTCCTCCCGCTACTTTGTATTACGATGCTCACACACAAAATGAACAGCATTGGCACATGCTCGATCAAGTTATTATCAGTCCTGCAATGATCGATCATTTCGACGTCAAGTCATTGCGAATACTTGAAGAGATTGGTGACTATAATCTCCTCACTGCAGAGGGAAGACCTCGCTCAGCAAAGTTCTCCGATCATCTACCTCTTTACTTTGAATTAATGGTGTAA